The following coding sequences are from one Beggiatoa alba B18LD window:
- a CDS encoding glycosyltransferase family 2 protein yields the protein MTVTIQSGEKISACMLVYNHAHLVETTINSILNQNIQGFEFIISDDCSTDATWDVLQTLAAQYPQIRLIRTPYNMGMAKNANFAASHCSRDYIALLHHDDTYRMDCFQHWLTVMETYPNTGFVFNDYEKEGDPNYSHIKQNKNFQPCMQGRPFFEQELLQGFYVPMRGTAMIRRRCWEQLGGMREQFGLLADVDLWMRLARQWSVAYVAEPVINVRHERVKDYPTEYAHFTWRRLKLMHSIHATNIQEYYGKNYRYTAKWWRFRYLVSLENTKWLAYAVVRKRWQMLHDAHEVASPYEFFPVKWLRFLLSHSLGRL from the coding sequence ATGACTGTTACTATCCAATCTGGTGAAAAAATTTCGGCTTGCATGTTAGTTTATAATCATGCACATCTTGTCGAAACAACGATTAATTCAATCTTAAATCAGAATATTCAAGGATTTGAATTTATCATCAGTGATGATTGCTCAACGGATGCAACATGGGATGTCTTGCAAACCCTAGCAGCTCAATATCCTCAAATTCGTTTAATTCGTACACCTTATAATATGGGAATGGCAAAGAATGCGAACTTTGCCGCATCTCATTGTTCTCGTGACTATATTGCTTTATTACATCATGATGATACCTATCGTATGGATTGTTTTCAGCATTGGTTAACCGTGATGGAAACTTATCCCAATACGGGATTTGTCTTTAACGATTATGAGAAAGAGGGTGATCCTAATTACTCCCACATAAAACAAAATAAAAACTTTCAGCCTTGTATGCAAGGTCGCCCTTTCTTCGAGCAGGAGTTATTGCAGGGTTTTTATGTCCCTATGCGAGGGACTGCGATGATACGGCGACGTTGTTGGGAGCAGTTGGGCGGAATGCGTGAGCAGTTTGGCTTGTTAGCGGATGTTGATTTGTGGATGCGTTTGGCTCGGCAATGGTCTGTTGCGTATGTCGCTGAACCTGTGATTAATGTCCGTCATGAGCGGGTGAAGGATTATCCGACCGAGTATGCTCATTTTACATGGCGACGTTTGAAGTTAATGCATAGTATTCATGCCACGAATATTCAGGAGTATTACGGTAAAAATTATCGTTATACCGCGAAATGGTGGCGATTTCGCTATTTAGTCAGTTTAGAAAATACTAAGTGGTTAGCTTATGCCGTTGTGCGTAAACGTTGGCAGATGTTACATGATGCCCATGAGGTTGCGAGTCCTTATGAATTTTTTCCCGTTAAATGGTTACGTTTTCTCCTCTCACATTCGCTAGGGCGATTATGA
- a CDS encoding class I SAM-dependent methyltransferase produces MKPSVIKLLDYYYPFQADGYRYLDGTYPFYQWIRESIDLPSAVVLNVGAGPTAKEKERRLKGQVKRLVGIDPDPIVLQNTDLDEAYVNNGIQLPFPDASFDAVYSDWVIEHVENPEAFLKEVYRVLKPNGVYLFRTANWAHYVTLIAAFTPHWFHKLVANRARGMAQESHEPWLTFYRMNTPSAIRQKAQQVGFQQCEVRLFESHPSYLAFNALAFRLGVFYERLVNKFSFLARFRHTIYAKLVKS; encoded by the coding sequence ATGAAACCCAGTGTTATAAAATTATTAGATTATTATTACCCTTTTCAAGCTGATGGTTATCGTTATTTAGATGGTACTTATCCCTTTTATCAGTGGATACGGGAAAGTATCGATTTGCCGAGTGCTGTCGTTTTAAACGTTGGAGCAGGGCCAACTGCTAAGGAAAAGGAGCGGCGATTAAAAGGGCAAGTAAAGCGATTAGTGGGAATAGACCCTGACCCAATTGTTTTGCAAAATACAGATTTAGATGAGGCTTATGTGAATAATGGGATTCAATTGCCATTTCCCGATGCGTCTTTTGATGCGGTTTATTCTGATTGGGTGATTGAGCATGTAGAAAACCCTGAGGCGTTTTTAAAAGAGGTTTATCGCGTCTTAAAGCCAAATGGCGTTTATTTGTTTCGGACGGCAAACTGGGCGCATTATGTGACGTTGATTGCAGCGTTCACACCGCATTGGTTTCATAAATTGGTGGCAAATCGGGCGCGGGGAATGGCGCAGGAAAGTCATGAACCTTGGTTGACATTTTATCGGATGAATACACCCTCCGCGATTCGTCAGAAAGCCCAGCAAGTGGGGTTTCAGCAGTGCGAAGTGCGTTTATTTGAATCACATCCCAGTTATTTGGCATTTAATGCGTTGGCGTTTCGGCTTGGGGTTTTTTATGAGCGTTTAGTGAATAAGTTCAGTTTTTTAGCACGTTTTCGTCATACGATTTATGCAAAGCTGGTGAAATCATAG
- a CDS encoding PAS domain-containing hybrid sensor histidine kinase/response regulator, protein MNMLNEISIPAIFLLRDTIIVDTNEQATTLTGFAQEVLQQKDFIQLFPNTFHEKLKAQLASFTQPLTQVVRFETQMLRQNQELAWVAISFCPILHESQLTILVLAICLESMGQHNRETERLMSALADSTQQLMLTNQRLEMEIKEREQTEEMFRSVVESAYSGIMIVNQQGIITFVNSQIEKMFGYSRQELIGKPQEILMPERFRHRHVHYHSHFLQRQQARHLGAVRDLSGVRRSGEEFPIEIGLTPLKIRGESMVLGVLLDMTERCAIEQQIRSLNAELEQRVKERTTELEKKNRELTEQIEGRLLAETNLKAERTLLTKRVMERTKELSTANAKLAYALRAKDEFLAAMSHELRTPLNAILGMSEGLQEQVYGELNTKQLKSLHTIEESGRHLLSLINDILDLAKIEAGKLKLEMNTLSIEQVCQSSVRMIKQAALKKRIKVSLQFTDTNLLMFGDERRIKQILVNLLSNAVKFTPEDGTIGLDVHTNIEKRTIQIVVWDTGIGIATEDYPLLFQPFAQLDSSLSRKFSGTGLGLSLVKRFVEMHGGKIEIESQVGIGSRFTVSFPWRLLVETPATDFLPDSLNKNRVREYGQREKAPLVLIAEDNEENLDTMARYLSARGYRLLTARNGLEALEQTKNQHPDVILMDIQMPVMDGLEATRQIKAEQTTKMIPIIAITALAMPGDREWCLQAGVDEYLSKPVSCRQLLMTIETLIHPNTSPNT, encoded by the coding sequence ATGAATATGCTGAATGAAATCTCTATTCCTGCTATTTTTTTACTCCGTGATACCATCATTGTTGATACTAATGAGCAAGCAACAACATTAACGGGCTTTGCACAAGAAGTATTACAACAAAAAGATTTTATTCAGTTATTTCCTAATACGTTTCATGAAAAATTAAAAGCGCAACTCGCTAGTTTTACGCAACCATTAACCCAAGTTGTGCGTTTTGAAACGCAAATGTTAAGGCAAAATCAGGAGCTAGCTTGGGTTGCGATTTCTTTCTGTCCTATTTTGCACGAGTCACAACTGACTATCCTAGTCCTTGCCATTTGTTTGGAGTCTATGGGGCAACACAATCGAGAAACAGAACGTTTAATGTCTGCGCTTGCTGACAGTACACAACAACTAATGCTCACTAATCAACGCTTAGAAATGGAGATTAAAGAGCGTGAACAGACTGAGGAAATGTTTCGTTCGGTTGTTGAATCTGCTTATAGTGGAATTATGATTGTTAATCAACAAGGTATAATTACCTTTGTTAATTCACAAATCGAAAAAATGTTCGGGTATTCTCGTCAAGAACTCATTGGAAAACCACAAGAAATTTTGATGCCTGAACGCTTTCGCCATCGCCATGTTCATTACCACAGCCATTTCTTACAGCGTCAACAAGCTCGTCATCTAGGGGCTGTCCGTGATTTAAGTGGCGTACGACGCTCTGGCGAGGAATTTCCGATAGAAATTGGGTTAACCCCTTTAAAAATTCGTGGGGAATCGATGGTATTAGGCGTTTTATTAGATATGACGGAACGCTGTGCGATTGAACAACAAATCCGTTCACTAAATGCCGAACTTGAACAACGGGTTAAAGAGAGAACAACCGAGTTAGAAAAGAAAAATCGAGAATTGACTGAGCAAATCGAGGGACGTTTACTTGCCGAAACAAACCTAAAAGCAGAAAGAACATTGCTGACTAAGCGTGTGATGGAGCGCACCAAAGAGTTAAGCACGGCTAATGCAAAACTTGCCTACGCTTTACGCGCAAAAGATGAATTTCTCGCCGCGATGAGTCACGAACTGCGTACCCCGCTAAATGCCATTCTTGGCATGTCTGAAGGCTTACAAGAACAAGTGTATGGTGAGCTTAATACGAAACAACTCAAATCATTACACACGATTGAAGAAAGTGGACGGCATTTATTAAGCCTTATCAATGATATTTTAGACTTGGCGAAAATAGAAGCAGGAAAATTAAAGCTAGAAATGAACACGCTATCGATAGAACAAGTCTGTCAAAGTAGCGTGCGCATGATTAAACAAGCTGCCCTGAAGAAACGTATCAAAGTCTCTTTACAATTCACCGACACGAACTTGCTCATGTTTGGCGATGAACGTCGGATTAAACAAATCCTAGTCAACTTACTCAGCAATGCGGTGAAATTCACCCCCGAAGACGGCACAATAGGGCTAGATGTACACACCAATATTGAAAAACGGACTATCCAAATCGTGGTTTGGGATACTGGTATCGGCATTGCGACGGAAGACTATCCGCTACTGTTTCAACCTTTTGCCCAATTAGATAGCAGTCTATCGCGCAAATTTTCAGGAACAGGCTTAGGACTTTCATTAGTCAAACGCTTTGTAGAAATGCATGGCGGGAAAATTGAAATTGAAAGCCAAGTCGGTATTGGAAGCCGTTTTACTGTGTCCTTTCCATGGCGATTACTCGTTGAAACACCAGCAACTGATTTTTTACCTGACAGCCTCAATAAAAACAGAGTGCGAGAATACGGACAGCGAGAAAAAGCCCCATTAGTCCTGATTGCAGAGGACAACGAAGAAAATTTAGACACAATGGCACGCTATCTCTCCGCACGTGGCTATCGTCTTCTGACCGCACGCAATGGATTAGAAGCCTTAGAACAAACTAAAAACCAACATCCCGATGTGATTTTGATGGATATTCAAATGCCTGTTATGGATGGACTAGAAGCAACCCGCCAAATCAAAGCAGAACAAACGACAAAAATGATTCCCATTATTGCGATTACCGCGCTTGCAATGCCAGGGGATAGAGAATGGTGCTTACAAGCGGGTGTGGATGAATACTTAAGTAAACCTGTTAGCTGTCGTCAACTACTCATGACGATAGAAACCCTCATTCATCCCAACACCTCGCCAAACACCTAA
- a CDS encoding diguanylate cyclase domain-containing protein translates to MSYTTHSSDASHSLESLSFLPQTRLQAVVNFCLVSLSYYLFGALALEVVTIESWVTPIWAAAGIGYAALFLWGYRFGFAIFIGEMFEHIFLMKPLSWLELLTASSNTLSLLIGVWLVRYLLRQPQSLFSRPAHVGIFCGSALLISLLSASLGISLRLLFNTIHATTPLQVWWTWGLADLVGILVIAPFIITGYTEQKRAWYSHKRTEIILLFTSLSLVVWLVFGHSIDPSISAYPLTFLLMPFPLWAVFRFGQRETLFVIVVMSTIAILATLSQSGPFTYHSLDYSLLILQAFIGVICISTLILMAVVNQRSVLETQLLASQAALQDANNRLEQKVLARTESLRQSMEKYQAIFINAIEGIYQTTPEGKILEANPALAQMYGYASPEEMMEKVPDIEVIYINAERRAEFHQQLQETKAVYNFESEVYRHDGDIMWISENSRLVQANDGRVLYYEGTMIDITERKQVEEELLQLAHYDPLTGLANRRLFQARLKQVMAKARSSGKTGVLLYFDLDGFKKVNDTLGHEFGDYILQEAAKRLKNCLRDRDVSCRLGGDEFTVIAEQVMREQDAVTIAEKILANLTKPYIYKEQEASIGVSIGITFFDGHNYDIENIVKQADNAMYSAKRSGKGTYRFYTQTSEDIKQQINNKII, encoded by the coding sequence ATGTCTTATACAACCCATTCGTCAGATGCATCTCATTCATTAGAATCACTGTCATTTTTGCCACAAACTCGTTTACAAGCCGTTGTTAATTTTTGCCTAGTAAGCCTATCTTATTATCTATTTGGCGCATTAGCGTTGGAGGTTGTGACAATAGAAAGTTGGGTAACACCCATTTGGGCAGCGGCAGGTATTGGCTATGCTGCCTTATTTCTTTGGGGGTATCGCTTTGGATTTGCGATTTTTATCGGGGAAATGTTCGAACACATTTTTTTAATGAAACCCTTATCATGGCTAGAATTATTAACGGCAAGTAGTAATACCCTATCGTTATTAATTGGCGTTTGGCTAGTCCGTTATCTCTTGCGTCAACCACAAAGCCTATTCAGCCGTCCTGCTCACGTTGGCATTTTTTGCGGTAGTGCCTTACTCATCAGCTTATTAAGTGCTAGTTTAGGCATTAGTCTTCGTTTATTGTTTAACACAATTCATGCCACAACACCTTTACAAGTATGGTGGACATGGGGATTAGCCGACTTAGTCGGTATTCTCGTCATAGCCCCCTTTATTATTACAGGATACACCGAACAAAAACGCGCTTGGTATAGCCATAAACGGACAGAAATTATTCTATTGTTTACAAGTTTATCGCTAGTTGTTTGGTTAGTCTTTGGGCATTCGATAGACCCCAGTATCAGCGCGTATCCACTCACTTTTTTATTAATGCCCTTTCCATTATGGGCAGTTTTTCGCTTTGGACAACGCGAAACCTTATTTGTTATCGTCGTGATGAGTACCATCGCTATCTTAGCAACCCTTTCCCAATCGGGGCCTTTTACTTATCACTCCTTAGATTACTCCCTACTTATTTTACAAGCCTTTATTGGCGTGATTTGCATCTCAACCCTGATTCTGATGGCAGTTGTCAATCAACGCAGCGTACTAGAAACACAACTCCTCGCCAGCCAAGCCGCACTACAAGACGCGAACAACCGACTAGAACAAAAAGTGCTCGCTCGCACCGAAAGTCTGCGGCAAAGCATGGAAAAGTACCAAGCGATATTTATTAACGCGATAGAAGGCATTTACCAAACTACCCCAGAAGGCAAAATATTAGAAGCCAATCCTGCCCTTGCACAAATGTATGGCTATGCCAGCCCTGAAGAAATGATGGAAAAAGTACCCGATATCGAAGTGATATACATCAACGCAGAACGACGCGCAGAATTTCATCAACAATTACAAGAAACGAAAGCCGTTTATAACTTTGAATCAGAAGTTTATCGCCATGATGGGGATATTATGTGGATTTCAGAAAATAGCCGTTTAGTGCAAGCCAATGACGGGCGTGTACTCTACTACGAAGGCACAATGATTGATATTACTGAACGCAAACAAGTCGAAGAAGAACTACTCCAACTCGCCCATTATGACCCCTTAACAGGACTTGCCAACCGTCGTCTATTCCAAGCCCGTTTAAAACAAGTCATGGCAAAAGCCCGTTCTAGCGGAAAAACAGGCGTACTCCTCTACTTTGATTTAGACGGATTTAAAAAAGTCAATGATACCTTAGGGCATGAATTTGGCGACTACATTCTACAAGAAGCCGCGAAACGCTTAAAAAATTGCCTACGTGACCGTGATGTTTCCTGTCGTTTAGGCGGAGATGAATTTACTGTGATTGCTGAACAAGTAATGCGAGAACAAGACGCGGTGACGATTGCCGAGAAAATTCTTGCAAACCTCACCAAACCCTATATTTACAAAGAACAAGAAGCCAGTATCGGGGTTAGCATTGGCATTACCTTCTTCGATGGACACAACTACGACATAGAAAATATTGTTAAACAAGCTGATAACGCCATGTACTCCGCTAAACGAAGCGGAAAAGGGACGTATCGGTTTTATACACAAACCAGTGAAGATATAAAACAGCAAATAAACAATAAGATAATATAA
- a CDS encoding PP2C family protein-serine/threonine phosphatase: MLKRYLAIRLTLQGLTFIVITLLLLTFLQLANSVDAEQHQYYRFQLNQFKTTHAQLNQKIIEYRYELLAFRDDFDKVLNTLQQLHTELMQRPQFIDDIAQVAIQEKLTQQTDLLLEKQSLIVDFRIQSKQLKTALNYLEVLNSQMAGASFQQNEWFLESTLNELLTKIALFNTAKDAELAQNLSAVVENATAFKEDYEKSINRRLMDEVINNVQIILKTKPLVDKITAQLLALPIIINLEKIENLYDNAYQSALSQANTYRVTAYLLSLFLLAWIAWLFINHLYKIKNALKQANIEINSLNQQLAKENVRLSAELDITRQLQQMILPKAHELAAIEDLEIAGFMQPAEEVGGDYYDVIQHHNRIKIGIGDVTGHGLESGVLMLMVQTAVHTLLIHNEKDPVKFLGTLNKTIYNNVQRMNCDKNLTLSIIDYYDGQLYLSGQHEDVIIIRAGGKIERISTTDLGFPIGLSEDITDFIAQTQITLNPNDIVVLYTDGITEALNPQKKQYGIKRLCEVASCFWECSAEIIRQNIIKDVEKHLGGLKQMDDITLIIMKKRDLLATYPPLCASESFA; the protein is encoded by the coding sequence ATGTTAAAACGTTATCTTGCTATTCGCCTGACATTACAAGGGCTTACTTTTATTGTTATCACCTTATTACTGCTGACATTTTTACAACTGGCTAACTCTGTCGATGCAGAACAGCATCAATATTACCGTTTTCAACTCAACCAATTTAAAACAACGCATGCCCAACTCAATCAAAAGATAATCGAGTATCGTTATGAATTATTAGCTTTTCGGGATGATTTTGATAAGGTATTAAATACATTACAGCAACTCCACACAGAATTAATGCAACGTCCTCAATTTATCGATGATATTGCACAAGTTGCCATACAAGAAAAATTGACGCAACAAACCGATTTATTGCTTGAAAAACAAAGTTTAATTGTGGATTTTCGTATTCAAAGTAAACAATTAAAAACGGCACTGAATTATTTAGAAGTCTTAAATTCACAAATGGCAGGCGCGAGTTTTCAACAAAATGAATGGTTTTTAGAGTCCACCTTAAATGAACTATTAACCAAAATTGCTTTATTTAATACCGCTAAAGATGCTGAATTAGCACAAAATTTATCCGCAGTTGTAGAAAACGCAACCGCATTTAAAGAAGATTATGAAAAGTCTATTAATCGTCGCTTAATGGATGAAGTGATTAATAATGTCCAAATTATCTTAAAAACTAAGCCATTAGTTGATAAAATTACCGCACAATTATTGGCATTACCGATAATTATTAACTTAGAAAAGATAGAAAATTTATACGACAATGCTTATCAATCTGCCTTAAGCCAAGCTAATACTTATCGCGTTACTGCCTATTTACTTTCCTTATTCCTCCTTGCATGGATTGCATGGTTATTTATTAATCATCTCTATAAAATTAAAAATGCGCTAAAACAAGCTAATATTGAAATTAATTCGCTTAATCAGCAATTAGCAAAAGAAAATGTCCGTTTAAGTGCAGAATTAGATATTACCCGCCAATTACAACAAATGATTTTACCAAAAGCGCATGAACTAGCGGCGATTGAAGATTTAGAAATTGCAGGCTTTATGCAACCTGCGGAAGAAGTTGGGGGAGATTATTATGATGTTATTCAACATCATAATCGGATAAAAATTGGAATTGGTGATGTAACAGGACATGGCTTAGAAAGTGGTGTTTTAATGCTGATGGTACAAACAGCCGTGCATACGCTCTTAATTCATAACGAAAAAGACCCCGTTAAATTTTTAGGAACGTTAAATAAAACCATTTATAACAATGTCCAGCGGATGAATTGTGATAAAAACCTGACGTTATCGATTATTGATTATTATGACGGTCAATTGTATTTAAGTGGGCAACATGAGGATGTGATTATTATCCGTGCTGGCGGAAAAATTGAACGGATTAGCACAACCGATTTAGGCTTTCCGATTGGTTTAAGCGAAGATATTACGGATTTTATTGCGCAAACTCAGATTACGTTAAACCCGAATGATATTGTGGTGTTATATACAGATGGGATTACAGAAGCATTGAATCCGCAGAAAAAACAATATGGGATTAAACGTTTATGTGAAGTCGCTAGTTGTTTCTGGGAATGTTCCGCCGAAATTATCCGCCAAAATATTATTAAGGATGTTGAAAAGCATTTAGGCGGATTAAAGCAAATGGATGATATTACTTTGATTATCATGAAAAAAAGAGATTTGTTAGCGACTTATCCGCCTTTGTGTGCCAGTGAAAGTTTTGCGTAA
- a CDS encoding Fe(3+) ABC transporter substrate-binding protein, producing the protein MKIQTVSGLIGIFIGFILPSVNASDAIIVYSARMAHLIKPLFDAYTQKTGVAVKFISAKEEELLDRLVIEGENTPADLLLTVDVGNLWLATEKDVLRPIDSALLDKNIPPHLRDPEKRWVGLSVRARPIMYNTETIKPENLKDYADLADPKWHGKLCLRTAKKVYNQSLVAMFIARYGEAQTRNLLTGWVNNLALPVLASDTQVIESIANRQCEIGIANTYYLGRLQHDNPQLPVAIHWHDGVHINISGAGVTKYAKHPELATQLLEWLSSEEAQDQFAELNFEYPANPQVKLSHIVEKWGKFNAETLHVSEAGRLQAQATRLMEEVGYH; encoded by the coding sequence ATGAAAATACAAACGGTAAGCGGTCTAATTGGCATTTTTATCGGATTCATCTTACCGTCTGTGAATGCGAGTGATGCCATCATTGTCTATTCTGCCCGCATGGCACACCTGATAAAACCCTTATTTGATGCCTACACCCAAAAAACAGGCGTTGCCGTTAAATTTATCAGTGCTAAAGAAGAAGAATTACTTGACCGTCTCGTTATAGAAGGCGAAAACACCCCCGCCGACTTACTCTTAACGGTTGATGTGGGCAATTTATGGCTAGCAACAGAAAAAGACGTATTACGCCCAATAGACTCCGCCCTCTTAGACAAAAATATTCCCCCACATTTACGCGACCCTGAAAAGCGTTGGGTAGGTTTATCCGTGCGAGCACGCCCCATTATGTACAACACAGAAACCATTAAGCCTGAAAACTTAAAAGATTACGCTGATTTAGCCGACCCCAAATGGCACGGCAAACTTTGCTTGCGTACCGCAAAAAAAGTTTATAATCAATCGCTTGTTGCCATGTTTATCGCCCGTTACGGCGAAGCACAAACCCGCAATTTGCTCACAGGTTGGGTCAATAATCTTGCTCTTCCCGTTTTAGCCAGTGACACACAGGTCATTGAATCAATTGCAAATAGGCAATGTGAAATCGGCATAGCCAACACCTACTATTTAGGACGATTACAACACGATAATCCACAATTACCCGTTGCGATTCATTGGCATGACGGGGTACACATCAATATATCAGGCGCGGGTGTCACGAAATATGCCAAACATCCTGAACTCGCAACCCAATTATTAGAATGGTTATCCAGCGAAGAAGCCCAAGACCAATTTGCTGAATTGAATTTCGAATATCCTGCTAATCCACAAGTAAAACTCTCTCATATTGTTGAAAAATGGGGCAAGTTTAATGCAGAAACCTTACATGTTTCAGAAGCAGGACGACTCCAAGCCCAAGCCACACGCCTAATGGAAGAAGTGGGTTATCACTAA